A stretch of Brassica rapa cultivar Chiifu-401-42 chromosome A08, CAAS_Brap_v3.01, whole genome shotgun sequence DNA encodes these proteins:
- the LOC103849884 gene encoding S-protein homolog 2-like yields MDIPKRYPSLFILIVFIATDLSHADTRNNIPVANGPSLLSTNDVFNPFGKITVEIINDIGGTVSLPFHCKSKNDDFGDRSLQPGGSWSFSFKRQFFGRTLFFCSFAFPNGIYYFDIFRDHRDTAGDDWCQNCVWKIRPTGPCRFNGGTKQFDICFPWNKNKSLY; encoded by the coding sequence ATGGATATTCCAAAACGTTACCCATCACTATTCATATTGATTGTCTTCATAGCTACAGATCTATCTCATGCCGACACAAGAAACAACATTCCTGTTGCAAACGGTCCATCATTACTATCAACAAACGATGTGTTTAATCCTTTCGGAAAAATTACTGTAGAAATAATCAACGATATTGGTGGTACAGTATCATTGCCTTTTCATTGTAAATCGAAGAACGATGATTTTGGTGACCGTAGTTTGCAACCTGGCGGGTCATGGTCTTTTAGTTTTAAGCGTCAGTTCTTCGGAAGGACATTGTTTTTCTGTTCTTTTGCGTTTCCCAATGGAATCTATTATTTCGACATATTTAGAGACCACCGAGATACTGCTGGCGATGACTGGTGCCAAAATTGCGTGTGGAAGATAAGACCAACCGGACCTTGTAGGTTTAACGGTGGAACTAAGCAGTTCGATATTTGTTTTCCATGGAATAAAAATAAGTCATTGTATTGA
- the LOC103849887 gene encoding uncharacterized protein LOC103849887 yields the protein MSRGDNNQREEANINWYSSVWNVPTAPKVRMLVWKALKGALPTGTRLQERHMNVETSCKRCGIQESIPHLFFQCTVAQEVWAQAPFTQNIDFSGKIDFKEHWDVVRELTCLPPSGISTTALAPWILWSLWVSRNKLIFDAHSFPATEILTNAIAAAREWQNGQVKAPQKQRTTDLSPVNVENTILMRSDASWKGDRNVAGLGWVIYGENGPIKFSAVEEHVSTPLMAESIAMRAALVKCKGMGVHRIEADSKQLIACIRNEEPVPEIYGIVSDIVALASEFETISFGWISRLLLLMALPSNVL from the coding sequence ATGTCAAGAGGAGATAATAACCAAAGAGAGGAAGCAAATATCAACTGGTACAGCTCTGTATGGAATGTGCCTACAGCGCCAAAAGTGAGAATGCTAGTATGGAAGGCACTAAAAGGAGCGTTGCCAACAGGGACAAGACTCCAAGAGAGACACATGAACGTTGAGACAAGCTGTAAGAGATGTGGAATCCAGGAATCTATACCTCATCTGTTCTTCCAATGTACTGTTGCGCAGGAGGTCTGGGCTCAGGCACCATTTACGCAGAACATTGATTTCAGCGGAAAGATAGATTTCAAGGAACATTGGGACGTGGTTAGAGAACTAACCTGTCTCCCACCGAGTGGAATTTCAACAACAGCGCTTGCGCCTTGGATCCTCTGGTCATTATGGGTCAGCCGAAACAAACTAATCTTTGATGCCCACTCTTTCCCAGCAACAGAGATCCTCACTAATGCAATAGCGGCAGCGAGAGAATGGCAGAATGGTCAAGTTAAAGCCCCACAAAAGCAGAGGACAACCGACTTGTCACCGGTGAACGTAGAAAACACTATTTTAATGAGATCTGATGCTTCTTGGAAGGGAGATCGCAATGTTGCAGGCCTGGGATGGGTCATCTATGGAGAGAATGGACCGATCAAATTCTCAGCAGTAGAAGAGCATGTCTCCACGCCCCTGATGGCGGAGAGTATTGCGATGCGAGCAGCACTTGTGAAGTGTAAAGGGATGGGAGTCCATCGGATTGAAGCAGACTCTAAGCAACTGATTGCTTGTATCAGGAACGAAGAACCAGTGCCAGAGATCTATGGAATTGTATCAGATATTGTAGCTTTAGCTTCTGAGTTTGAGACCATCTCGTTTGGATGGATCTCTCGGTTGTTATTGCTGATGGCCTTGCCAAGCAATGTGTTGTAG